The nucleotide window ggccagcctgatctgtgtgaggtgtccctgcctgtggcaggagggttggaagtcGATGAcccttggggtcctttccaaccctgactgattctatgattctgtgattccctccaTCTCTGTCCTCCCCCCTCCAGGGGAGCCACCTCGGTTGTGTACAGCTGTGAGGAGAagggcacaggcagcccctATGCTGCCAAGATCCTGAAGAAGACGGTGagtgtgggtgggtggggggctggggggtgaTGAGGGGGGGGTCTGCTCCCTTCCCACACCACCTTGGAACCAGTGGGGCACTGGGATGGGcactgggctggcagctggggcagcactgctgcagcctgagggtCCCAGGTGAACAAAAGATGGGTGCTGGGTGCATGAGGGGAGGGTCTctgcatccaatctgaacctcccctggcacaacttcaggccacaAAAGGTCACCTGCAGCCACACCATGGCTTGGGCTTGGTCTCAGGGGGGATTTTGGGGAGGCAAAAGAGGGTGTCTGGGTGCAGGGGCTGGGCTTTGGGTGTTGGTGCTGGCCTGAGCACAGGGGGCTGGTCACAGGGGGGCTGTGAGCCTCAGGGcagagttggggggggggggagggcaggggtgaggggaggctggatccagagccagcagcagaggtagCACCACTCCTGTGTGGCTTCCTCTTTCCAGATTGACAAAAAGATTGTGAGGACAGAGATCGGGGTCCTGCTGCGGCTCTCACACCCCAACATCGTGAGTATGACCCCAGGGGAGCACAGCtgcaccccctgccccctccctgccctgcagatAGGCTCAGGGGTGCCCAGACCTTGCTGTGCCTACCACGACTCCCCCCTCACTGcctcagcttcacagattgcagcaggttggaagggacccccccAGGGCACCTTGTGcaagccccctgcaggcagcagggacagctccagccagagcaggctgcccaggcccacatccaggctgatcctgaatgtctccagggatggaacctccaccacctccctgggcaacctgtgccagtgtctgcccaaccctcactgtgcagaacttcctcctgatgtccaactctgccctgctccagtttccctcagcctatccccacagccccttctgcacagcccctccccagcctgcctggaggtcccctgcagacactgaaatgcagctctgaggtctgcctgcagccttctcttctccaggctgaactctctcagcctgtcccacagcagaggttctccagccctctgctcacctttGTGGTCCGTGAAGCCACACGAACCCGATCCTTGCAGCACCTTTGAGCTTCCCAGCTCTGATATCAGGAGCTAGagccccccctcctcccctccccttccttcttgGTCCTCCCCCTTGCCCCCCTGCCCTGAGATTTCCATTTACTAAGCAATTTCCATCGAGGAGATCAAATGAAGAGCACAGAAAATTGCCCGTCGGTAACGACTGCTGCAAGGGGGAGAtaaaaggggaggctgaggccGCGGGGGCTGCGTCCTGCTCTCCGTTCCTCTTGCTCAGCGCCGCAGGGATCAGGGCAGCTCGGCTGCACCGATTCGCAACGGCCAGCAGAGGATCAAAACCTGCCGGTGTCAGCAGAGCCACCTAGCCCTGCCACCTCGgtcccccagcagtgctggggagctCAGGGGCTCCTTGTTCCCCCCCCGCCCTCCacctgtccaaaaaaaaaaaaaaaaaaaaaaaaaaaaaggtttaatgctggctgcttgctggctCCAGCAGGAAATTGAGGAGGGGAGCTTGAGAcgggagatgaggaaggaattcttgccAGATAGTcaaaggtgaggctggacaggactctgagcaacctgatctagtggaggatgtccctgctgactgcagggggttggactgggtgagctttggaggtcccttccatcccaacccattctgtgattctgtgagttccAGATGGACTGGAGTGGCACAAAGGGCTGCTGGGGACAAGCAAACcttgggtgggaagagaaacCCAAAACTCAAGAGGCAaatattaggaaggaattcgtgccagggagggtggggagacactggaacaggatgtggatgtctcctccctggaggtgttcaaggccaggttggatgcagccttgagcaagctgggctggtgggaggtgtccctggcagaggggttgggactggatgatcttcaaggtcccttccaacctaaaccactctgggtgatcctgccctggcaggggggttgggactggatgatcttcaaggtcccttccaacctaaaccactctgggtgatcctgccctggcagggggcttggaactggatgatcttttgaggtcccttccaacccctaatgttctgtgattctgtgattccatggatCTGTGGATCTTGGAGACAACCAGAGTTAAAGGAACAGCACAAAAAAAGCCACCTGGAAGCCACTGTGGTGTTGGGGGCTGGCTCTTGGGGGGTGAGAGAGATCCTGCTCTGATTGATTTTGTGGCTGGAACCTCACCACAACACCACTGAGCCATCACCAGGAGGTCATTGAGACACCAGTGAgccactggctgctgctgccccagctcaAAAACCCACACCAAGCATCCTTGGAGGTATGGAGGAAGCCCACAGGGGTGTCCTGCCTACCTACCACCACCCAAAACCTTGATGCAAAGAGATGAAGTTTTGAGAGGTGCAACACATCCCCAAAATGGAGATGATGGAGGCAAAGACACTGGAGCTGGGCTGCCCTTGAGCCCCTGGCCTTGACTTGGATGTTGGATTGTTTGAGCTGTTTCAGCATTTTGAGGCACTTCAGCCTTTCCCATGGAGACATCTCCTTATCCCAGGACCTCTGGGGAAGTGCAGGGACACCAGGTGGGATGGGGATTGCCTGCTCAGGGAGCAGCCTGATGGTGTCAGTCATGGATGATGGAGAAAGATTCCTCTGGATGTGTTATCAGCAACACAGCAGAACATCTGATCTCATAGAGTcagggaatgggttgggttggaagggaccttgaagatcatccagttccaagcccccctTGCCAGGGAAGGATCACCcagagtggtttaggttggaagggaccttaaggatcatccagtcccaaccccctgccatgggcagggacacttcccaccagcccaggttgctcaaggcctcatccagcctggccttgaacacctccagggaggaggcatccacaacctcccttgggcaacctatCCCAGTCTCTCCcaaccctcactctcaacaatttcttcctcctctccactctcaatctcctctctcccagctcaaagccattgcctctcatcctgtcactcccagcccttgtccaaaaatcgctctcctgtagctcccttcaggtcctgcaagtTCTCTAAGGTACTTCAGGCTCTCTAAAGTCTCTCTGTCACCTTCTTGTCTCCATGTTGAACATCCCCAACGCTCCCAACCCATCCccattctccctcctcctcttcctctgttcagcagcaccacagggcCAGGGAGCAGGACAATACAGTTGGAATCTTTAAATCCCTGAGTTCCCTGTCAGGTTCTGCTCCCTCCCAGGTTCAAGTGAATCCcttccagaggagctgctgtgtttcATCAGCGAGGTTGGGGCTGCCTGAGCTCTTCACTATCGGTCGGCGCCGACCTCGGCAGCAGCTGCTAATAGGATTGAGAACTTCTGAAGTTAATaggggggagggaaataaaTTACAGAGCTTCTGTGTATGATTATAATGCAATAAGCTGCCACACAGTGTCTCTTCCCCCTGCAGGGGTAGCCTTGGCTTGTCACCCAGCCTTGTGAAGGTAATGATGAAAGCCCCATGAAATTCGTGGCggcacaaaaaaaaaggtcccGAGAAGCATGAAATGCTCTGGTTTCCATTTCAAAAAcaagcaaggaaaggaaaaagaaagaaaagaaagaagaagaaaaaggggggggggggaaaaaccccaacccaagccaacacccccccccccccaaaaaaaaaaacccaccctgcaTTTGTAGTTTGAAGAGAAACCTGTTCATTCCagatgggctgagggagctgggatgttcagtctggagaagagaaggctccagggagaccttagggatggcttccagaacctgaagatGTTTcaggagggttggggctgttcagtctggagaagagaaggctccagggagaccttagagatggcttccagaacctgaagatGTTTcaggagggttggggctgttcagtctggagaagagaaggctccagggagaccttagggatggcttccagaacctgaaggggtTTcaggagagttgggactgttcagtctggagaggagaaggctccagggaggcattAGGgaagccttccagcacctgaatgggctacaagaaggctgccgagggactgttcccaaaggcctgcactGATAGgtcgaggggcaatggcttcaaactagagcagagcagatttagattggatgtgaggagcaagttctgcaccaggaggctgctggaacactgcaacaggttgcccagggaggtagttggggtctcatccttggagatattcaagatgaggctggacaggactctgagcaacctgatctagtggaggatgtccctgctgactgcagaggggttggactggatgacctttggaggtcccttccaagccaacccattctgtgattctgtgattctgtgagttccAGATGGACTGGAGTGGCACAAAGGGCTGCTGGGGACAAACTCACcttgggtgggaagagaaacCCAAAACTCAAGAGGCAaatattaggaaggaattcttgccagggagggtggggagacactggaacaggttgcccagggaggctgtggatgtctcctgcctggaagtgttcaaggccaggttggatgaagccttgagcaagctgggctggtgggaggtgtccctgcccatggcaaggggttggcactgggtgatcttcaagatcccttccaacccaacccattctatgcccTACAAATCTACATCCCACATCTTCATCCCTCCTGTCACCCCTTCCAGATCAAGCTGAAGGAGATCTTTGAGACACCCTCTGAGATCGCCCTGGTCCTGGAGCTGGTGACCGGAGGAGAGCTCTTTGACAGGTAacccctgcccagctgccagccagcctgATGGgcatgaggatgaggatggagggagctggaggatAGGGGGGATGGTGCATGGGGGGCAGGGTGCTGACCCCTTGTGCCTGCAGGATCGTGGAGAGAGGTTTCTACAGCGAGCGGGACGCAGCCCACGTCGTCAAGCAGATCCTGGAAGCTGTTTCGGTAATGTGGCCCCAGCACCGCCCCAGCATGGTCCCAGCACCGCCCCAGCATGGTCCCAGCACGGCCCCAGTatggccccagcacagccccagcatggTCCCAGCATAGCCCCAGCATGGCCCCAGCATGGCCCCAGCATGGCCCCAGCATAGCCCCAGCATGGTCCCAGCATAGCCCCAGTCGGGTGAGCGATCCCCCCCCACACATAACCGCAGCCACGAAGCATGAAGTGTTCCAGCAAGTCACTACAATGGCATGAATTGACACTCCACATGCCTTATCATCACGGCCATCGACTTTGCTCCCCCAGGGactcccagcctcctcccaggagctcccccccagacccctggacagagaagcgtTAGTGCAGAGTGTAACTAGCGATGGTCCCAGCATAGCCCCAGCATAGCCCCAGAATGGTCCCAGCATGGCCCCTGCACGGCCCCAGCATGGCCCCAGCATGGCCCCAGCACGGTCCCAGCATGGCCCCAGCATCGTCCCAGCatggccccagcacagccccggCATGGCCCCAGCATGGCCCCAGCAcagtcccagcacagccccagcatcGTCCCAGCATGGCCCCAGCACGGCCCCAGCatggccccagcacagccccagcattGTCCCAGCATGGCCCCAGCATGGCCCCAGCATGGCCCCAGCACGGTCCCAGCAcggccccagcacagccccagcatggCCCCAGCATGGCCCCAGCATGGCCCCAGCATGGTCCCAGCATGGCCCCAGCATAGCCCCAGCATGGCCCCAGAATGGCCCCAGCATGGCCCCAGCACGGCCCCAGCATGGCCCCAGCATGGCCCCAGCACGGTCCCAGCATGGCCCCAGCATGGCCCCAGCATAGCCCCAGCATGGCCCCAGCATGGCCCCAGCATGGCCCCAGCAcagtcccagcacagccccagcatcGTCCCCAGCatggccccagcacagccccagcatcGTCCCAGCATGGCCCCAGCACGGCCCCAGCATGGCCCCAGCATAGCCCCAGCATGGCCCCAGCATGGTCCCAGCATAGCCCCAGCACGGCCCCAGCATGGCCCCAGCATAGCCCCAGCACGGTCCCAGCATGGCCCCAGCACGGTCCCAGCACGGCCCCAGCATGGTCCCAGCATGGTCCCAGCATGGCCCCAGCATGTCTCTGTGTATCCCCCAAGccccatgggatgtgtgtgggtCAGGGCTGTCATTGTGGGGACTGTCCCCATCCCAAATACCCCTGGGGAGAGGCATTTGGAGATGCTCTCATCCCAAATACCCCTGGGGAGAGGCATCCAGAGCTGTCCCCATCCCAAATACCCCTGGGGAGAGGCTCACCCTTAGCCCTCTGAAGGCACCACTGGTGGAGATGCCTCTTCCAATCCATGCCTGGGGggggatgaggaagaggagggaggaaggccAGGCCGCTCTGCATCACAGGGCAGCTGGAGGTGGGGTTTCCATGGCAACAGGAGGGTTTGAAAATGGGAACTGAGACCTGGAAACGTCCTCCCCGTGccccctgcaccagcagctccagcaccacagGAGCTGGGGTGCTCCCAAAGGAAGAGCCAAACGAGCTGGTGCTGTCTTTGTGCCTGCTCCTGGAttgctgccacctcctcctgaAGGCTGTCTGAGGAAGTTGGGGCTTCCCTTGTCCCCTTCCTGCACCCCACATCCTGCTCTCTCTCGTAGTATCTCCATGAAAATGGAGTTGTCCACCGTGACCTGAAGCCGGAGAACCTCCTCTACGCTGACCTGTCCCCTGATGCCCCCCTCAAAATCGGTGGGTTTgcttgggggggggtgggggggtgggctTCATGGCAGGAGGAGGGGTTAGAAGTGACCCTCCCTGACAGCAGCACCCTCTGTGTGTCCCCTTCAAGGTGATTTTGGGCTCTCCAAGATCGTGGATGAGCAGGACACCATGAAAACGGTCTGCGGGACGCCAGGGTACTGCggtgagctgggcagggggagaggggcttggggtgggggggaagctgctccctgcctgagGCCCTGCACAGCTCAGTGCAGGGATGGATGGCTCCCAGGAGCTCTCCACCCCACTCACAGGTTGcatcaggtgggaagggaccctcaaagagcatcttgcccaacccccctgcactcagcagggacagctccaactggagcaggctgcccagggacacaccAAGTTTGACCCTGgatgtctctagggatggagtctcaaccacctccctgggcaacctgtgccagtgtctccccaaacctcactgtgcagaacctcctcctggtgtccaacctcactctgccctgctccagtctctccccaaccctcactgtgcagaacttcctcctggtgtccaacctcACTCTGTCCTGCTCCACTCTCTCCccaaccctcactgtgcagaacttcctcctggtgtccaacctcactctgtcctgctccagtctctccccagccctcactgtgcagaacttcctcctggtgtccaacctcACTCTGCCTTGCTCCATTTTCAAACCCATGCATCTGAACCCCCAAACTCTTCTTGCAGCCCCtgaaatcctccagggatgccCTTATGGCCCCGAAGTGGACATGTGGTCCGTGGGGGTCATCACCTACATCTTGTGAGTACCCTGTGCATGCTGAAAGCCTGAGGCTGAGGTGCTTcgttccagcagcagctggttgaGTGCTGGGATGGTGTTTGGAAGCCTCCTTgcagctcctctctctccctgctcacAGGCTGTGTGGCTTTGAGCCCTTCTTCGACCCTCGTGGGGATCAGTACATGTATGGCAGGATCCTCACCTGCGACTATGAGTTTGTGTCTCCATGGTGGGATGAGGTTTCCCTCAATGCCAAGGATTTGGTGAGCAAGCAGGGCCTTGAGGGGTTGCCCActaccttccagtacctgaaagggggctccaggagagctggggaggggcttctGACAAGGGCCTGGAGcggtaggatgagggggaatggctttgagataggagaggggagattgagagtggagaggaggaagaaattggtgagggtgagggtggggagagactggcacaggttgcccagggaggctgtggatgactcctccctggaggtgttcaaggccaggctggatgaggccttgagcaccctgggctggtgggaggtgtccctgcccatggcagggggttgcccagggtggttggggtctcatccctggagatattcaagatgaggctggacaggactctgatctagtggaggatgtccctgctgactgcagggggtcggactgggtgacctttggaggtcccttccatcccaacccattctgtgattctgtgagttccAGATGGACTGGAGTGGCACAAAGGGCTGCTGGGGACAAGCAAACCTTGGGTGGGAGGAGAAACCCAAAACTCAAGAGGCAaatattaggaaggaattcgtgccagggagggtggggagacactggaacaggttgcccagggaggctgtggctgtcccatccctggaggtgttcaagacaaggttggatgaagccttgagcaagctgggctggtgggaggtgtccctgcccatggcagggggttggaactggatgatcttcaagatccctcccaacccattctggtAATCTATGAATCATTATGAAGCCTTCAGGTTGGTGCCTGGAAAGATAACAATAAtctctggagaagagtaggttgaggggagaccttctgactctctacaactccctgaaaggaggttggagtgaggtaggagttggtctcttcacccAAGGAGCAAgcaataggataagaggaaatggcctcaggttgcagcagaagaggtttaggttggacattagaagaaacttcttgactgaaaaggttctcaaaccctggaagaagctgcccagggaggtggttgagttcccatccctggaagtgtttcaaagctgcagagatgtggtgctgagggccatggcttagcaccaaccttggcagagttagagaacagttggactggaggaactcaaaggtctttcccaaccaaagtgattccaCCCAACCAGTGGAATTTAACAAATGAAGCTTTGTTTGTGTGTCTCCAATTGGTTCAAGGTGAGAAAACTGATTGTCCTGGACCCCCAGAAGAGACTGACTGTCCACCAGGCTCTGGAGCATCCCTGGGTCACAGGGAAAGCTGCCAAGTTCGCTCACATGGACAGCACCCAGAAGAAACTGCAGGAATTTAATGCCAGGAGGAAactgaaggtgaggagaaaaggctccgtgccttccccccaccccagggtGTTCATGTCCCCTTGTGCAAACAGCTGGGGCCACCAAGGGCTGCTGTCACCCTGCCCTCAGCAGATAAAAGTTGAGTGCCATGTGGCAGCTCGGGAGGGGCTGGCTCGGGCGAGAGGCTGGcagaggatggagcagctccttgtgcagctgtgtcccaggggaggcagctggtgctgggatgAGCCTTGCCTGAGGGGAAGGCAGAAGCTTCCCAGCTCCATCGGGGTGAGAGGAGTGGGCACCATCTCCCCTTCCACACAACTCCAGGGGCTTGAGCCCCTCAGGAAGGGTTTTGAAGGGCAGAATTCTGCCAgtcccaggctggagagctaccaggatgctgaagggcctggagcactgccccatggggagaggctgagagccctggggctgtttggtctggagaagagaaggctgagaggggatttgataaaggtttataaatagctgagggctgggagtcaagagggaggggacaggctctgctcagctgcaccctgggataggacaaggggcaatggatattaactacagcccaggaggttccacctcaacatgaggaggaacttcttcactgtgagggtcacagagccctggagcaggctgcccagagaggtttgtggagtctccttctccggggcctttccagccccatctggatgtgttcctgtgtgacctgtgctggattctacgatcctgctctggcaggggggttgatgacctttggaggtcccttccaacccctaccatcctgtgattaaCCCCTCCTGTCACTGTGCCTTTCTGACAGGCTGCCATGAAAGCCGTGGTGGCCTCCAGCCGCTTGGGCAACCATGGGCACCACGACTGCTCCCGCAGCGGCCGCAGCCACGGGGAGGGTCCCCCAAGCTCCTGCCCGCCCCAGGGCACAGGGACTGCTGCCACTgagaccaccaccaccccccctgaAGAGCTCAACGCCTTCCAGAGCGACCCCACAGCCTCCGAGGTGCCCATGAATGGTGCTGGCTGCAAGAGCTAACGTGCTTGGTGCCACCAAGAGCTCACCACAGCTTGGACAAGCAATGTCTCATCACCCCGGGGACAATGgcactgggagagctgggagaaACTGGGTGGGGGGACCAGCAGTGGCCCAGGTGTAGGTGTGGTGTGTATCAGGAGCCTGTGGTCTGTCACGTGGAGCATCCCTCTGTAGTGTCCTGTTGCTGGTGGCTGTGTGTCTGCAAGGACAAGGTTGACTCTGCTGACAAAGGAGCAGTTTTGGCCACTGTGGCTCAAAAAGATCCTGGGTGGCTTCAGAACGAGgagcaaacagcaggaaaaaaagaaaaaaggatttttgttttccccctccttccctacAAAGGCAGCAAGTTGCTCACTTCCTGTAAATAGCCCTTGGCTGCTGAGGCAgattgtcactgctgtcaccagACCCAGCTGCAGTTTGCTGCTGGGTCAGAAGAGTTTTTAGGGAGCCTTTGAGACCCTCTTTGGAGAGCCCATGTCTGGCAGTGGAGCCCTTTGGTATCTCCAGGTGGAGGCAACCTCTGATCGGTGCTTCGGTTCCGCTCCGGTTCTGTTCGCTCCCACAGCTTGGCCTTGCTGCAGCTTGTGCCATGGTGGTGGCACTGCCAGGGTGGTGGCACTGGCAGGAACTGGCAGCACCAGCTTCACCCTTGCCATTCCAGTCAGGATTGACACAAGGAGCTTCAACAAAGACCAACAGGAAGTGACTCTTCCTCCAGCACCCTGCGACACTCGACCCTTCCAGCGCTTCCCCAGCGAGGATGAGGAGTTGAGGGACACTGTGGGTTTTTAAGACTCATTGGACAAATTTCTTGCAAATaagaggtttgggttttgtttttttggtttttttttttaactgttgttattattacttTTAGGCAATTCTTTGCCAAGCTGCAGGAGAAACGTTTGCAGGTTTTAATACAGGACAGGACAAGCCATAGTCCATGGGACGGGGATCAGAGATCCAGCAGCAGATTTTGCTGACCTGAGGCTCCCACCCCTAAAAATTTGGGGCTGGACAGATAAAATAAGAGTGtttgggggcaaaaaaaaaaaaaaaaaaagctggagaaGAATGAAATTTGTACCCTTTGGGTTAAAAACAGCTGGAGAAGGATGAAAATTGTACACTTTGGGTCCAAAACAGCTGGAGAAGGATGAAAATTGTATATGTTGGGTCAAAAACAACTggagaaagatgaaaaaggTGAAATTTATACACATTGGGTCAAAAACAGCTGGAGAAGGATGAAATTTGTACATATTGGGTTAAAAACAGCTGGAGAAGGATGAAAATTGTACATATTGGGTCAAAAAACAGCTGGAGAAGGATGAAAATTGTACATATTGGGTTAAAAACAGCTGGAGAAGGATGAAATTTGTAGACTTTGGGCTAAAAAACAGATGGTGAAGAATGAACTTGGTACACATTGGGTTAAAAAACAGCTGGAGAATGAAGTTGGTACACATTGGGTTAAAAAACAGATGAAGAATGAAAGTGGCACACATTGGGTTAAGAAACAGCTGGAGAAGAATGAAATTGGTGCACATTGGGTTAAAAACAGCTGGAGAAGGATGAAATTTGTACAATTTGTGTCAAAAATACCTGGAGAAGAATGAAATTTGTACACAaggttgatttttattttttctttttttacagcaGCTCAACCAGGAGGGGCTGCAAACAGTgaaactgctgcagctgcaaatgAGCAGTTCCAAGCCCCCAGCTCAGTGCTGAGCATGGGGCAGGGTTGAAatgggagcagcaggaaggcagaTGTCTCACAATGGCTTCCAGATGTGCCCTCAGCACAAGCAGAAATCATCAAGGTGACATCTAAAGGGCTTGACCTGCACCCAGTGAAGCTCATTTGGGTTCAGGGTGCTTGGAAAGCTGAATACAGAGGAGACAGCAGACACAGGACAGGGGAGgagggtttaaactaaaagaaggagatttagagtggatctaagggagatttttttttgacactgagggtggtaagaccctggctcaggttgtccagagaggtgggagatgccccatccctggaaccattccacaTCAGGTTGTTTGAGGCTCTAAGCaacctcctctagctgcagatgtccctgctggctgcactagATGAggtttaaaggtcctttcccaccaaacccagtctgtgattctc belongs to Indicator indicator isolate 239-I01 unplaced genomic scaffold, UM_Iind_1.1 iindUn_scaffold_74, whole genome shotgun sequence and includes:
- the LOC128980203 gene encoding calcium/calmodulin-dependent protein kinase type IV-like gives rise to the protein MPSSKSSSEYWIDGSRRDAALEDFYIVGPELGRGATSVVYSCEEKGTGSPYAAKILKKTIDKKIVRTEIGVLLRLSHPNIIKLKEIFETPSEIALVLELVTGGELFDRIVERGFYSERDAAHVVKQILEAVSYLHENGVVHRDLKPENLLYADLSPDAPLKIGDFGLSKIVDEQDTMKTVCGTPGYCAPEILQGCPYGPEVDMWSVGVITYILLCGFEPFFDPRGDQYMYGRILTCDYEFVSPWWDEVSLNAKDLVRKLIVLDPQKRLTVHQALEHPWVTGKAAKFAHMDSTQKKLQEFNARRKLKAAMKAVVASSRLGNHGHHDCSRSGRSHGEGPPSSCPPQGTGTAATETTTTPPEELNAFQSDPTASEVPMNGAGCKS